A stretch of Schistocerca americana isolate TAMUIC-IGC-003095 chromosome 3, iqSchAmer2.1, whole genome shotgun sequence DNA encodes these proteins:
- the LOC124606724 gene encoding cuticle protein 18.7-like, with protein MKVFVALSALLAAAVAAPAPGYLGAAHGVLAAAPALVAGHGVHPGYAAYGPAHIAVGPGGYVVDTPEVAATRAAHLTAVAQTQARDAHINGAYAHAALAAPAAIVAAPHAPGLLGAHGLGYAHGHLAIHG; from the exons ATGAAGGTCTTC GTTGCCCTGTCCGCCCTGctggccgccgccgtcgccgcccccgcccccggctACCTGGGGGCCGCGCACGGCGTCCTGGCCGCCGCCCCCGCACTGGTCGCCGGCCACGGGGTGCACCCCGGCTACGCCGCCTACGGCCCGGCGCACATCGCCGTCGGACCTGGCGGGTACGTCGTGGACACCCCTGAGGTGGCCGCCACCAGGGCCGCCCACCTGACCGCCGTCGCCCAGACTCAGGCCCGCGACGCCCACATCAACGGCGCCTACGCGCACGCCGCCCTCGCCGCCCCAGCCGCCATCGTCGCCGCCCCACACGCCCCCGGTCTGCTTGGAGCGCACGGTCTCGGCTACGCCCACGGACACCTGGCCATCCACGGCTGA